Within the Roseicitreum antarcticum genome, the region GACCATGTAGAACGCGGCCTCGGGGAGGTGATCGTATTCACCAGCCACAACGGCCTTGAAGGACGAGATGGTTTTTTCCAGCGGCACCTGAACGCCGTCGGACCCGGTGAAGACTTTCGCCACGTCGAAGGGCTGCGACAGGAAGCGCTGGATTTTCCGGGCGCGCGACACGGTCAGTTTGTCTTCCTCGCTCAGTTCGTCCATGCCGAGGATGGCGATGATGTCCTGAAGCGATTTGTAGCGCTGCAAGATGCCCTGAACGTCGCGGGCAACCTGATAATGCTCTTCGCCTACAACGGTCGGATCCATCAGACGCGAGGTGGAGTCGAGCGGGTCAACCGCCGGGTAAATCCCGAGTTCGGAGATCGCACGGCTGAGGTTGGTGGTCGCGTCAAGGTGTGCAAACGAGGTTGCAGGCGCCGGGTCGGTAAGGTCATCGGCAGGCACGTAGATCGCCTGCACCGAGGTGATGGACCCTGCCTTGGTCGAGGTGATGCGTTCTTGCAGCTGGCCCATGTCGGTTGCCAGCGTCGGCTGATAGCCCACAGCCGAAGGAATACGGCCCAGCAGTGCCGACACCTCGGAACCCGCCTGAGTAAAGCGGAAGATGTTGTCGACGAAGAACAGAACGTCGGCGCCGGACTGGTCACGGAAGGATTCCGCGATCGTCAGGCCGGACAGCGCCACGCGCATCCGCGCACCCGGCGGCTCGTTCATCTGACCGTAAACCAGCGCCACTTTGGATTTGGTCAGGTCTTCGGCATTGATAACGCCGGATTCGATGAATTCGTAGTAAAGGTCGTTGCCTTCACGGGTCCGTTCACCAACGCCCGCAAACACGGAATAACCCGAGTGCACCTTGGCGATGTTGTTGATCAGTTCCTGAATCAGAACCGTTTTGCCCACGCCGGCACCGCCGAACAGGCCGATCTTGCCGCCTTTGGCATAGGGGGCCAGCAGGTCGATCACCTTGATCCCGGTCACGAGGATTTCCGAGCTGGTGGATTGCGCGGCGAAATCGGGCGCGGGCTGGTGGATCGCGCGTGTCTGGCTTGCGGCAACCGGGCCCTTTTCGTCGATCGGTTCGCCCACAACGTTC harbors:
- the atpD gene encoding F0F1 ATP synthase subunit beta, producing MADTKSVGKITQVIGAVVDVQFDGALPAILNALTTDNNGKKLVLEVAQHLGENTVRAIAMDATEGLVRGQAVADTDSPIMVPVGDATLGRILNVVGEPIDEKGPVAASQTRAIHQPAPDFAAQSTSSEILVTGIKVIDLLAPYAKGGKIGLFGGAGVGKTVLIQELINNIAKVHSGYSVFAGVGERTREGNDLYYEFIESGVINAEDLTKSKVALVYGQMNEPPGARMRVALSGLTIAESFRDQSGADVLFFVDNIFRFTQAGSEVSALLGRIPSAVGYQPTLATDMGQLQERITSTKAGSITSVQAIYVPADDLTDPAPATSFAHLDATTNLSRAISELGIYPAVDPLDSTSRLMDPTVVGEEHYQVARDVQGILQRYKSLQDIIAILGMDELSEEDKLTVSRARKIQRFLSQPFDVAKVFTGSDGVQVPLEKTISSFKAVVAGEYDHLPEAAFYMVGDIDDVIAKAEKIAAAA